Sequence from the Synergistaceae bacterium genome:
TTGATGGATTTAAAAAAAGAGAAACCCGCACTAATAGCTGCGTCTTTATTGTCTGCGGATGTTTTGAATATGCAGAGCAGTATTGAAGAGTTGTGTGGAGAAGAAGATTGGTTGCACCTTGACATAATGGATGGACACTTTGTACCCAACCTTTCTTACGGCCCTTCTTTATTAAAAGCACTCAGAAAAGAATATAAAGATGCTTTTATAGATGTCCACATCATGGTAGAACCGGCAGA
This genomic interval carries:
- a CDS encoding ribulose-phosphate 3-epimerase, coding for MDLKKEKPALIAASLLSADVLNMQSSIEELCGEEDWLHLDIMDGHFVPNLSYGPSLLKALRKEYKDAFIDVHIMVEPA